The genomic stretch CGGGCAGGAGATTTCGCAGCGGCGGGGGTGAGAGTCTGTCACGGCTTGGTCGAGAAACACCCTCCACGCTCGATGTCATCCCAGCGAAAGCTGGGAACCAACTCGCAGCCTGCGCCAGCGGAGAAATGGGTCCCAGCTTTCGCTGGGATGACACCGGTGGGTGGGAAAGGCCGTCTGCCTGACCAACGAGTTGCAAGGGAGAAACGAGACAATGAAGCGTTACGGGGCGGTGCTGGGGCTCAAGCCCGAGGCGGTGGCGGATTATGTGCGCGTGCATGCCGCGGTGTGGCCGGATGTGCTCAAGCAGATCAGGAACTCCAACATCCGCAACTACTCGATCTTTTTGAAGCAGCCGGAGAACCTGCTGTTCTCCTATTTCGAGTATGTCGGCACCGACTACGAGGCCGATATGGCGGCGATGGCCGCCGACCCGGTGACGCAGGAATGGTGGTCGGTCTGCATGCCAATGCAGTCGCCGCTGGAGACCCGCAAGCAAGGTGAGTGGTGGGCCTCGATCGACGAGGTGTTCCACACCGACTGAGCGCGGGTGTAACTGCGCCGCGCGCCGCCTTGAGGCAGAGGTGGCCTGAGGGTCGTTTGACTGTACCGAACTTCCTGATACAAACGCCCTTCAGCGTTTGGGAGCGTCACGATTCATGAGCCGCAACTTCCTGCTCATCGACCCCGAGGAGAGGCCGGAGGTGCTCAAGGCGCTCGCCTCCGAGGTTCGGGTCGCCATCCTCAAGCTGCTGCACGTGCAGGGGGCGATGAATGTCAACGACATCGCCGCCAAGCTGGGCCAGCCGCAATCGACGATCAGCTCGAACATGCAGACGCTGGTCGAAGCCGGACTCGTGCGCACCGAAACGCAGAAGGCCCGCAAGGGCAACCAGAAGATCTGCCACAGCCTGTTCGACGAAGTGCTGGTCATGTTCAAGGAGGATATCCGCCCCTTGAAGGCCAATGTCATCGAGGTGGCGATGCCGCTCGGGCTCTATACCAGCTGCGAAGTCTCGGCGCCGTGCGGGCTCTGCTCCACCGAGGGGATCATCGGGCTGCTCGATGTGCCCGATACCTTCCTCGATCCCGACCGCATGAAGACCGGGCTGATCTGGTTCACCCGCGGCTATGTCGAGTATCAGTTCCCCAACAATGCGCGGCTGGCGCAGCAGAAGATCACCTCGATGGAGTTCAGCCTCGAGCTGAGCTCGGAAGTGCCCGGCACCAGCGCCGACTGGCCGTCCGACATCACCGTGGCGGTCAACGGCCAGGACATCGGCACCTGGACCTCGCCCGGCGATTTCGGTGACAAGCGTGGCGTCTACACCCCGGACTGGTGGAAGCTGAAGGGCAGCCAGTACGGCAAGCTGAAGAGCTTCCGCGTCAACGGCAGCGGCACCTATGTCGACGGCATGAAGATCTCGCCGGTGTCGCTCAAGGACCTCGACCTCGATACCCATCACTCGATCCGGCTCCGGATCGGCGTGAAGGAAGAAGCCAAGCATCCGGGCGGCCTCAACATTTTCGGCCGCGGCTTCGGCAACTACGACCAGGACATCGTGCTCCGCCTTGAGACGGAGTGAAAACCAGGCGAATGGCGAATAGCCGATAGCGAGTAGGGCAAGGCGATCTCTCTGCGCCACTCGCTATTGGTTACTCACTCCTCGCTTCCCTCCCCTTGACGTTCCGCGACCGGTTCCATATCAAGCTAGGCGATATAAATCACCAAAGCTGGCGGCACGGAGGAGCGCATGCGGGCGACGGTAACGGCGCACAAGGACTATACCATCTCGAAGATCGACGACCGGGTGTACGGGGCCTTCCTCGAGCATCTCGGGCGCGCCATCTATACCGGCATCTACGAGCCCGACCACGCCACCGCCGACAAGAACGGCATGCGCGGCGACGTCGCCCAACTGGTGCGCGATCTCAAGGTGCCGATGGTCCGCTATCCCGGCGGCAACTTCGTCTCGGCCTATAACTGGGAGGATGGCGTCGGCCCGCGCGCCGAGCGCCCGACCCGGCTCGACCTCGCCTGGCATACTTCAGACAGCAATGCGGTGGGCGTGCACGAATTCGCCGATTGGTGCGATCTTGTCGATACCGACATGATGCTCGCCATCAACCTGGGCTCACGCGGCCTCGACGATGCCCGCAACTTCCTCGAATACGTCAATGGCCCGACCGGCTCGTACTGGGGCGATCTCAGGAAGAAGAACGGTCGCGCCGACCCGTTCAACGTCAAGCTCTGGTGCCTCGGCAACGAGATGGATGGGCCCTGGCAGGTCGGTCACAAGACCGCTCACGAATACGGGCGTCTTGCCAACGAAGTCGCCAAGACCATGCGCGCCTTCGACAAAAAGCTCGAGCTGATCGTCTGCGGTTCGTCGCACTCGGGGATGCCGACCTATCCCGATTGGGAGCGCGAGGTGCTCGAGCACACCTACGACAATGTCGACCACATTTCGCTGCACATGTATTTCGCCAACCGCGAGAACGAGCAGGCGCTGCTCGACGGGGCCGGCGCCGACGTGCTGGCGAAAAACACGGCCAACTACCTGGCGCTCAACGAGAAGCTGGACCGCTACATCGCCACGGTGGCCTCGACCATCGGCTTCGTGAAGGCCAAGAAGCGTTCCAGGCACGACGTCTATATCAGCTTTGACGAGTGGAACGTCTGGTACCATTCGAACAAGCAGGATCGGAAGATCCTCGACGGCAATGGCGGTTGGCCGCACGCGCCGCGTCTGCTCGAAGACATCTACAATTTCGAGGACGTGTTGCAGGTCGGCCTGATCCTCAACACCTTCATCCGCCGCTCCGACGTGGTGAAGCTCGCCTGCATCGCCCAGCTGGTGAACGTCATCGCGCCGATCATGACCGACCCCAAGGGGCAGGCCTGGCGGCAGACCATCTACTACCCCTACTACTTCGCCTCGATCTATGGCCGCGGCAGGGCGCTGCAGCTGGCGGTAAATACCCCCGGCTACGATTCCGAACACGGCGACAATATCGGCTACGTCGACGTCTCCGGCGTCCACAACGAAGAAGATGGCACCATCAGCTTCTTCGCGGTGAACCGCCATGCCAGCGAGACGATCGAGGTCGACCTCAGCCTCGAGGGCTTCGGCGCCGCGACGGTGATCGATCATCAGGTGATGACGCACGAGAACCTGCGCGCCGTGAACACGGCGACCGAGCAGACCAACGTCGCCCCGTCCAAGGGCAGCGGCGCCAAGGTCGACGGCAAGGTGCTGAGTGTCAAGCTCGCGCCCTACTCGTATCAGATGATCCGCGTGAAGGTCTGATCCCTTCGAGGTTCCGGTCCTCCCGGAAAAGTTCTCCGGCGCGTTGCTCCCACGATGCGCTGGAGAGCGCTGGCGCGCCGACGCCGGTGCGCGCGTTCCGGGGCGCGTCCGACTGACATCCGGGCTGGGCGGTGCCCGGTCCTGCCGTATGCCCCGTGTTGCCCCGACCTGCCCCGAGTGACCAGCTACGCTGCCGGCTGCGCCGCTCCTAGGCTGGCCCCGACTTTATCGGGTTTGGGCAGCAGCTATGAGTTACCTTGGGCGAGCAATGCGGCGCGGCGCGTTTGCCGCGCTGGCTATCGACCTCGCGATCGCGTCGGCGCCCGCAGCCGCCGTCGATGTCGAGATTTCCGCCAGCACCACCATGGGCGTCAATCTCAACCTTTACGCCGGCAGTACCGTCGATATCCTCTCCGGGGTCTCGGTCAGCAACACCCTGGGCGGGCCGACGGTCGGCGGCAGCGGAACCTGGACGCTGGGTAACCACGGCAGCGTCAGCGGACAGATCAAGCTCGACGGCGCCGGGTCGATGGTCACCAACTGGGGCCTCGTGAGCGGGGGCAACGCCATAACCCTGGTCGGCGGCGGCACGGTGGTCAACCAACTCGGCGCGACCATCAATGCCTCGAGCAGCGGCATCAGCATCGGCAAGTTCCCCAGCGGCGGCAATCCCGGGGTCGGTCCGGGCGTCGTCGTCAATGACGGGACCATCACCCAGGTGGTGTCGGGCGGCGACCTGGTCCTGCTGCAGTTCGGCGGTTCGGTCACCAACGGCGCCACCGGAGTGATCACCGGCGACAGTTCCGGCAACGCCGTCTCGATCGGCCAGGGCAGCGAGCGCATCGTCATCAACTCGGGCTCGATCATCAACACCCGCCAGACCGGCTTTTCGACCGGTGTGTTCGTGCAGGGTGGGCCGAGCACCGTCACCAACAAT from Devosia sp. A16 encodes the following:
- a CDS encoding L-rhamnose mutarotase; translated protein: MKRYGAVLGLKPEAVADYVRVHAAVWPDVLKQIRNSNIRNYSIFLKQPENLLFSYFEYVGTDYEADMAAMAADPVTQEWWSVCMPMQSPLETRKQGEWWASIDEVFHTD
- a CDS encoding ArsR/SmtB family transcription factor, with translation MSRNFLLIDPEERPEVLKALASEVRVAILKLLHVQGAMNVNDIAAKLGQPQSTISSNMQTLVEAGLVRTETQKARKGNQKICHSLFDEVLVMFKEDIRPLKANVIEVAMPLGLYTSCEVSAPCGLCSTEGIIGLLDVPDTFLDPDRMKTGLIWFTRGYVEYQFPNNARLAQQKITSMEFSLELSSEVPGTSADWPSDITVAVNGQDIGTWTSPGDFGDKRGVYTPDWWKLKGSQYGKLKSFRVNGSGTYVDGMKISPVSLKDLDLDTHHSIRLRIGVKEEAKHPGGLNIFGRGFGNYDQDIVLRLETE
- the arfA gene encoding arabinosylfuranosidase ArfA, which gives rise to MRATVTAHKDYTISKIDDRVYGAFLEHLGRAIYTGIYEPDHATADKNGMRGDVAQLVRDLKVPMVRYPGGNFVSAYNWEDGVGPRAERPTRLDLAWHTSDSNAVGVHEFADWCDLVDTDMMLAINLGSRGLDDARNFLEYVNGPTGSYWGDLRKKNGRADPFNVKLWCLGNEMDGPWQVGHKTAHEYGRLANEVAKTMRAFDKKLELIVCGSSHSGMPTYPDWEREVLEHTYDNVDHISLHMYFANRENEQALLDGAGADVLAKNTANYLALNEKLDRYIATVASTIGFVKAKKRSRHDVYISFDEWNVWYHSNKQDRKILDGNGGWPHAPRLLEDIYNFEDVLQVGLILNTFIRRSDVVKLACIAQLVNVIAPIMTDPKGQAWRQTIYYPYYFASIYGRGRALQLAVNTPGYDSEHGDNIGYVDVSGVHNEEDGTISFFAVNRHASETIEVDLSLEGFGAATVIDHQVMTHENLRAVNTATEQTNVAPSKGSGAKVDGKVLSVKLAPYSYQMIRVKV